DNA sequence from the Anguilla anguilla isolate fAngAng1 chromosome 4, fAngAng1.pri, whole genome shotgun sequence genome:
CAAGACCCTCCATAAGCTGGAGCTGCTGGGGCTCTCTGGAAATAGACTAGCCACGCTCCCCACCGAGATATCCAACCTGCGCTGTCTGAGGGAGATCTATCTGCGTGGGAACAGGCTGGAGGCCCTGCCCACCGGGCTCGGTGATCTACCCTGCCTGGAGATTGTGGACGTGGGCCACAACTCGCTGGTGTCCCTGAACCACGTAGCCTGCGGGCGCTCATGGAGAAAGCTGTTCCTGGGTTTCAATGGGTTCTCCTCCTTCCCCAAGTCCCTCTGCCACCTTGACCAGCTGACCATCCTGGACATCTCACATAATGGCCTGACCCGGCTACCTCGCGCATTCCACACTCTCACTAGCCTGGTGGAGCTGGGGCTCTCCAATAACCCCCTGCGCACCTTCCCTCCCCAGATCTGCCGCCTCCCCTCGCTACAGGTGCTGTACCTGAGGAACACCAAACTCTCAGGCCTTCACCCCAACTTCAGCGACCTCCACAAGGTGCAGGTGCTGGATCTGAGTCAGAACCGGTTTTCTGAGTTTCCAACCGAGATCTGCTCCCTGATCAGCCTAGAGCAGCTGTCTTTCGATGACAACTACTTGAAAGAGGTTGTTATATGCTGTTatatgctgttgttgttgttgtcttgtgTTAACTCACCTTAAACagtgatttacatttttctgcattattttttaatcaccaGCTCTtcttaataattaatttatccTGCAGATTCCTGTGAGCATTAAGGCACTCTCCATGCTAAAATGTCTTGGACTGACAGGCAACCAGTTTCCTTCCTTCCCAGAGGGAGTATGCGGCCTTCAATCACTGGAGAGGCTTTTTCTCGGCCAAGACCAGGGGCTCAAGTTAACTTCTGTCCATGAAGGCATCTCCCAACTCCAGGTAAGTTGCTACAGGGTAAAACCAAGCTTTATAAGAGGCCTATAGCTGTACGAACCCTGTGGTGACATTGTAAATGGTGATGTTATTTTCTGTCAGAGTCTCAGGGAGCTGTATCTTGAGAACAACAGTATCAAATGCCTCCCAGAGTCCGTTGGAGACTTACAGAGATTAGAAATCCTGGACTGTCACAGCAACCAACTTACGACCATACCAGATGCCCTCTGCTGTTTAAATGGTAGTGATcctatttttcttctttaattattttataaaacactCAAACTTTGACTTTAACTTGCTCTTCTTGTACCTGAGATCAGGGGGGGAGGGCGGTTGCACATGACAGTGTGATTTAGTCGATTTCTGGCTTTTTCTGGATGCATAGCTGCTGAGAGGGGGAAGGTATTGAATAAAAGCATAGACACACTCAGATTAGGTACTGGGAGAAAAATAtgggtttaaaaaatgcaacaaaaaaaaacactcacatgGCTGATCATTCTGCTGCCAAGGTTTGGCAGAGCTCCGACTGCAGGGGAATAGGCTGAGCCACCTGTCACACCGAGTTACCCAACTGCAGAGCCTGAAGGTCCTTCTGCTGGAAGGAAACCCCCTCACCGACCCCCCCTCAGAGGTCTGTGAGCAGGGCTTGGCTGCCATTAAGCAGTACCTGCAGGAGAAGGCCCGCCTATTCACCAAGGCTACAAAGGTACCAACTGGCtttctgtgctatttttaaaactgcagatGCCAGTGCTCATGAGTGACTGCATAGGCAATGAGTAaaggagtgagtgagagaaagagattgcAAGAAAAGCATACAGGTGATTGTGGTTGAGAAAGTAAATGAGTTAGGAGTGAGTAAGTCGGCCAGTCCCCAATTCAAACCCTAATCACTGCACCTACAAACTACACCTGTAGTACAACTACAAAGTTGAAACATCCCAATATGGAGTGAGTCAAATGTCATTGAGGGGGACTGAGTCAGGCCCTCCATAGCCTCCTTGAAAATTAAGGTAGTAGTGCTTGTTTAAAATCAAAGGTTTCCCAAGTACTGTAGTGATTCTAAATGAAAGCATCTGCTCACATGCTGGAGCACAAATAGATGGACAGacaatcaaaatgacatttggTACCTCAGTGGAGTAGCTAGTAAAGACATTGAGTTTGGGTGCAGAGCTCACTACTCTCATGTAGGTTTTAATATTGCTGGATTATTTGTCAACTAGTGACAGGGTGCCCAATGGAGGTAATTAGCCACATTCCCAAGGGAGAATTGGATAGACTTCTACTGGCCATGTGGCACCTATGCAAGGTCTGTCTGTAGTTGGCAAAACAGAGCAGTCCTCCAAGTGTGTTATGTTGCCTAGTTACAGTCACAACAAGTCAGGTGAACAAAAGCAGCGGCTGGCTTCACTAATATTGGAGGAGGCTAAGTGCTACTCTTGACCCTCATCAATTGTGGTGGGTGCCATAGATGAGAGAGACCTACTAAGACTGGGAATAAGCAAAGACTACATACTGGGAGGAAAACAGGGATGCTTCTGTCTATGATGCTTGTGGGCATGTATTATGAGATTGCATAATGATTTAAAGTATCAATTATAGCTTATATGATTTACCTGCCTGGTATGCTTAGCCCTACAGGCATGGTATAATTCATGTTATTTCCTCTACATTCAATGCCCCTGGTTGTCATGATAGCaccaaataaagcattttgcaGTGCAAAGTCCAGCATGCATCCTTTAGGTCACTGTACATTGCATTTTATGGAAACAGTCTGACAATTACAAGAAGCAAAAAACATAGTACATTTTCATATAGTCCAAGTACTTTGGATCATTTTGTCCTCACCTATCAGAATTGTAAAGAGGGGTGTTGCCACTTTTAAGTGGTGACACTGGCATTGATACTGAAAACTGAGGTTGAGTGAACTGCTTATGCAATAAATGTTTCACCACTAGAGGCCACTGCCATTTGAACAATGTCAGTTCAGTTCCTTGTGTTCTTCAAAAAACAGAGGAAGAGCTTTTAAGTCATTGGAGATAACCAGAATGTGTTAGGAAAGCTAAAATTACCTGCACAATACAAGAGATGATTACAAATTGTCTTCAGAAGCATATGTAGCCATCAACCATTCCCTAGCTTTTGCACTATTATGTGATCCTCTTGTGTTTTCCCTCACATGCTAAACTATTTTACAGTTGAGCCTAAGTTTTCACATTTATGGTCTCTGAGTATTTATCTCCCATCTCAAGGGTTGCTGTTGCTCTTAACCCCACTTTATGCAGTTATCTTCTCTTTGTGAaaggataagagtgtctgtcaAAATGCCAGTAGTGTAATGTAACAATTATATTTCAGTGACTAATGTCCCATCCCTCCACCCAACAGATCCAGGcgtggtggaggggggtgatGGTGCGCCGAAGGCTGGGACCTTTCAAACGTCTGGAGAGCAATAAGAAAGGAAAGCAAAAGAAAGGCAAAGGCAAGAAGAAGAAACCTGCAGGCAAAGCAAAGAAAGGggcaaacaagaaaacaaaataaagcagaCTGCTAAAATcgaattattttaattatacttttgtacacttttgttttattctgttattaAAGTTACcattatgcacatttgtataaaattaatttgaaaa
Encoded proteins:
- the LOC118225124 gene encoding leucine-rich repeat and IQ domain-containing protein 4-like, which gives rise to MGTLLYCNSSGDGRPDKASLPLIKDGVKVLFLDCSARGLEEFPLVLLQLEYLEELHLERNLIQALPQEVGLLQKLQVLYLQENCLNHVCEELGQLSQLRSLDLSNNPVASSERGPLMVAVQRLSELRELRLHGLGLTEFSDGICKTLHKLELLGLSGNRLATLPTEISNLRCLREIYLRGNRLEALPTGLGDLPCLEIVDVGHNSLVSLNHVACGRSWRKLFLGFNGFSSFPKSLCHLDQLTILDISHNGLTRLPRAFHTLTSLVELGLSNNPLRTFPPQICRLPSLQVLYLRNTKLSGLHPNFSDLHKVQVLDLSQNRFSEFPTEICSLISLEQLSFDDNYLKEIPVSIKALSMLKCLGLTGNQFPSFPEGVCGLQSLERLFLGQDQGLKLTSVHEGISQLQSLRELYLENNSIKCLPESVGDLQRLEILDCHSNQLTTIPDALCCLNGLAELRLQGNRLSHLSHRVTQLQSLKVLLLEGNPLTDPPSEVCEQGLAAIKQYLQEKARLFTKATKIQAWWRGVMVRRRLGPFKRLESNKKGKQKKGKGKKKKPAGKAKKGANKKTK